A window of Esox lucius isolate fEsoLuc1 chromosome 18, fEsoLuc1.pri, whole genome shotgun sequence contains these coding sequences:
- the cntn1b gene encoding contactin 1b gives MDTAVLVLLLLSSSISHTVAILFGEPKIFGDDATGYGPVFEEEPLDIVYTKESPDKRISMNCRARGNPAPTYRWRRDNWEIKLLELPTDHYSLVGGNLIINNPDEKKHAGTYVCVAKNIYGTVISKEAKVKFGFLEEFPDEERDPVTVKQGQGAVLICDPPKRWPYEVTFQWIFNEFPRFLHPDKRRFVSQSTGNLYISKVEESDAGNYSCYVFNPQIGKGVYSKFISLIPIEELPERKYKSDLVVKFPDTTAMLNYNVTLECFALGNPAPHIVWRKIGATDLPASAEVSMGGALLHLYNVQYEDASGYECEAINQKWQDWHQAWLYVEAAPEWAVTINNTQKDVGSEHTMSCVANGKPTPYIRWLKDGFSYGKGELKFSSLTFDDSGMYQCIAENYWGIIYASAELRVIACAPTFEFNPVKKYLLGANNGRVVIECKPRAAPRPKFTWTKGKEVLFNNSRISIMFDGSLEILNATRNDEGLYTCFAENDKGKANSSGILTITEATQITVAPEDTVAMVGDEVRLQCQASYDPSLDVTFIWSLDFRVIDLYLEWKHYQRVMDQENSGELKIMNVQIAHEGRYTCTAQTVVDNVTASADLKVKGRPGPPGGVRVEEIRDTSVKLVWNRGADHGNPVLGYTIQTRDFYALTKDDWRVASTSPTALNGMAVMADVVDLYPWMQYEFRVYATNEFGDGEASVPSIKIKTWDAVPVVAPTNVGGYGGKDGELVVTWTPVKPQFFYGKKFGYVVAFKPHDGSDWWYETISDPETRRYVHRDSSFGVTSDDFQVREFQVKVKTFNIKGDGPYSLTTTVYYPRDVPSESPTDVYARPVSSHEALVWWLPVMDTGTGLQQYIDGYQVKYWRKYDDTEPGANRIFVPATANQTRLENMRPDSHYLIEVRAYNGAGVGPPSEHCEMFTKRAPPSVAPRMWRYISWTGKWLYVWWDHIPYNWFGNESFPLYYKVMFRKTGYITGPIYMTGWHFMDFPMPQVGDYELEVRGRYEGGDGPIRKIRLQGKASFLRPTLNLAAVLLLALCIMGLET, from the exons ATGGATACCGCTGTCCTGGTCCTGCTTCTGTTGTCATCCTCAATATCCCACACTG TGGCAATTTTGTTTGGTGAGCCCAAAATCTTCGGAG ATGACGCTACTGGCTATGGTCCAGTCTTTGAAGAGGAGCCTCTGGACATCGTATACACCAAAGAGTCCCCTGACAAACGCATCTCTATGAACTGTAGAGCGCGGGGCAACCCTGCTCCAACGTATAG GTGGAGGCGTGACAACTGGGAGATCAAGCTGCTGGAGCTGCCTACTGACCACTACAGCCTGGTGGGCGGGAACCTCATCATCAACAACCCTGACGAGAAGAAACACGCCGGGACGTACGTCTGCGTCGCCAAAAACATCTACGGCACCGTCATCAGCAAGGAGGCCAAGGTCAAGTTTGGAT TCTTGGAGGAGTTCCCAGATGAAGAAAGGGACCCAGTTACTGTGAAACAGGGCCAGGGGGCTGTGCTGATCTGTGACCCTCCGAAGCGTTGGCCAT ATGAGGTAACCTTCCAGTGGATCTTCAACGAGTTTCCGCGCTTCCTTCACCCAGATAAGCGCCGCTTCGTCTCTCAGAGCACTGGGAATCTGTACATCTCCAAGGTGGAGGAGTCTGATGCGGGGAACTACTCCTGCTATGTGTTCAACCCACAGATCGGCAAGGGGGTCTACTCCAAGTTCATCTCCCTGATCCCCATAGAGGAGT TACCAGAGAGGAAGTACAAGTCGGATCTTGTGGTGAAGTTCCCCGACACCACAGCCATGCTCAACTACAATGTCACGCTGGAGTGCTTCGCTCTGGGCAA CCCCGCCCCTCACATCGTGTGGCGGAAGATTGGTGCCACCGACCTTCCTGCTAGCGCGGAGGTCAGCATGGGCGGGGCCCTGCTCCACCTCTACAACGTCCAGTACGAGGACGCTTCGGGCTACGAGTGTGAGGCCATCAACCAGAAGTGGCAGGACTGGCATCAGGCGTGGCTGTATGTAGAGG CTGCTCCTGAGTGGGCTGTGACCATCAACAATACCCAGAAGGATGTTGGTTCTGAACATACCATGTCCTGTGTGGCCAATGGGAAACCCACCCCCTACATCCGATGGCTCAAGGACGGCTTCTCG TATGGCAAAGGTGAGCTGAAGTTCTCCAGTCTGACGTTCGACGACTCCGGGATGTACCAGTGTATCGCTGAGAACTACTGGGGCATCATCTACGCCAGCGCCGAGCTACGTGTCATTG CTTGTGCCCCGACGTTTGAGTTCAACCCGGTGAAGAAGTACCTTCTGGGAGCTAACAACGGCCGTGTGGTTATAGAGTGCAAGCCCCGAGCCGCGCCCAGACCCAAATTCACCTGGACCAAAGGAAAGGAGGTGCTCTTTAACAACTCACG CATATCCATAATGTTTGATGGGAGTTTGGAGATCCTGAATGCTACGAGGAATGATGAGGGGCTCTACACCTGCTTCGCCGAGAATGACAAAGGCAAGGCCAACAGCTCAGGGATTCTCACCATCACAG AGGCAACCCAGATCACCGTGGCCCCTGAGGACACAGTAGCGATGGTTGGAGACGAGGTGCGTCTGCAGTGTCAGGCGTCCTACGACCCCAGCCTGGACGTGACCTTCATCTGGTCCCTGGACTTCAGGGTCATCGACCTCTACCTGGAGTGGAAGCATTACCAGCGCGTCATG GACCAGGAGAATAGCGGAGAGCTGAAAATCATGAACGTCCAGATTGCACATGAGGGACGCTACACCTGCACAGCCCAGACTGTCGTGGACAATGTCACCGCGTCAGCAGACCTCAAGGTCAAAGGCCGCCCCGGTCCTCCAGGTGgggtgagggtggaggagatCAGGGACACATCCGTGAAACTGGTGTGGAACCGAGGGGCGGACCATGGCAACCCCGTCCTCGGCTACACCATCCAGACCAGGGATTTCTACGCCCTGACTAAGGACGACTGGAGAGTGGCCTCCACCT CCCCCACGGCGCTGAATGGCATGGCAGTGATGGCCGACGTGGTGGACCTGTACCCCTGGATGCAGTATGAGTTCCGGGTCTATGCCACTAACGAGTTTGGAGACGGGGAGGCCAGCGTCCCCTCGATCAAGATCAAAACCTGGGACGCAG tgccTGTGGTGGCCCCAACCAACGTGGGAGGATACGGGGGCAAGGACGGGGAACTTGTCGTGACATGGACG CCAGTGAAGCCGCAGTTCTTCTACGGTAAGAAGTTTGGCTACGTTGTGGCCTTCAAGCCTCACGACGGGTCCGACTGGTGGTACGAGACCATCTCCGACCCTGAGACGCGACGCTACGTACACCGAGATTCCTCTTTTGGGGTCACGTCGGACGACTTCCAGGTCAGGGAGTTCCAGGTCAAAGTAAAGACGTTTAACATCAAAGGAGACGGGCCCTACAGCCTGACCACCACCGTCTACTACCCTCGAGATG tCCCCTCAGAGTCTCCTACAGACGTTTATGCCCGGCCAGTGTCATCCCATGAGGCCCTGGTTTGGTGGCTGCCGGTGATGGACACCGGTACTGGCCTTCAGCAGTACATAGATGGATACCAG GTTAAATACTGGAGGAAGTACGATGACACAGAACCGGGGGCCAATCGGATTTTTGTGCCGGCCACGGCGAACCAGACCAGGCTTGAGAACATGCGTCCAGACTCCCACTACCTGATAGAGGTCAGAGCGTATAACGGGGCTGGCGTTGGCCCACCCAGCGAACACTGCGAGATGTTCACCAAGAGAGCCC CTCCCAGTGTGGCACCTCGGATGTGGCGTTATATCAGCTGGACGGGCAAGTGGCTCTATGTCTGGTGGGATCACATCCCCTACAACTGGTTTGGCAACGAGTCTTTCCCATTATACTACAAG GTGATGTTCAGGAAGACTGGCTACATCACAGGGCCAATCTACATGACAGGGTGGCACTTCATGGACTTCCCAATGCCCCAGGTGGGGGACTATGAGCTGGAGGTCAGAGGTCGCTATGAGGGAGGAGACGGCCCCATCAGGAAGATCCGACTTCAGG GTAAGGCGTCTTTCCTGAGGCCGACTCTCAACTTGGCCGCCGTCCTGCTCCTGGCCCTTTGCATTATGGGATTGGAGACATAA